One Spinacia oleracea cultivar Varoflay chromosome 4, BTI_SOV_V1, whole genome shotgun sequence DNA segment encodes these proteins:
- the LOC110794282 gene encoding ABC transporter G family member 9, with protein MEAVEDLEAQQQKTMESHLPKIQRKAKHPVILKFKDVVYKVKLPIQKKTLFNKSAESALREKVILNGISGVVKPGEMLAMLGPSGSGKTSLLTALGGRLGGNLKGNIAYNDKPYSKQMKRNTGFVTQDDVLYAHLTVTETLVYTALLRLPNTFTKEEKIGIAEDVLIQMGLSRCKNSMIGGPLLRGISGGERKRVSIGQEMLIDPSLLFLDEPTSGLDSTTAQRIVSTLWDLAQGGGRTVVMTIHQPSSRLFYMFHKVLLLSEGNSLYYGSGSDVMDYFLSVGYIPSVPMNPADFLLDLANGLSPNETEDQGTVKEKLIVAYKNKIANKLKTELQEEEAAVTDDSKKVGKWPTTWWQQFSVLLERGMKERRHEFFDLLKITQILVVAFLVGLLWWQSNITHLQDQVGLIFFSNGFWGFIPLMNAIFAFPPERMVLAKERSSGMYRLSSYFVARMISDLPMELILPTVYTIITYLMGGLKYKMTCFLYYLFSQLLGIMVAQGLGLALGAIVMDHKAATTLGSVLMLTFILAGGYYVQHIPAFIKWIKYLSIMNYDFKLLIGSQYKPGQTYPCGDKMCLVEDFPSVKSVGLNGQFVCVVVLLGMFVVYRVIAYVALMRIGVTRKIRKA; from the exons ATGGAGGCGGTGGAGGACTTGGAAGCTCAACAACAGAAGACAATGGAATCTCATCTTCCCAAAATTCAGAGAAAGGCTAAGCATCCTGTTATATTAAAG TTTAAGGATGTTGTGTACAAAGTTAAACTTCCAATACAGAAGAAGACATTATTTAACAAGTCGGCAGAATCAGCATTACGAGAGAAGGTGATACTTAACGGTATTTCCGGAGTGGTAAAACCCGGCGAAATGCTAGCAATGCTTGGGCCTTCAGGCAGTGGTAAAACAAGTCTGTTAACTGCCTTAGGTGGTCGACTAGGTGGCAACCTTAAAGGAAACATAGCCTACAACGATAAACCATACTCGAAGCAAATGAAGCGAAACACAGGTTTTGTGACACAAGATGATGTGCTTTATGCTCATTTAACTGTCACAGAAACTCTAGTTTACACTGCATTATTAAGGCTACCAAACACATTcacaaaagaagaaaagattGGTATAGCAGAGGATGTTTTAATCCAAATGGGCCTTAGTAGGTGCAAGAATAGTATGATTGGGGGTCCATTATTGAGAGGGATATCTGGTGGGGAGAGGAAGAGGGTTAGTATTGGGCAAGAAATGTTGATTGACCCAAGTTTGTTGTTCCTTGATGAGCCTACTTCAGGGTTGGATTCAACCACGGCCCAACGTATCGTGTCGACGTTGTGGGACCTAGCTCAAGGAGGGGGTAGAACAGTTGTGATGACTATACATCAGCCTTCAAGTAGGCTATTctacatgtttcataaggtaTTGCTGTTATCTGAAGGTAACTCTTTGTATTATGGTAGTGGTTCTGATGTTATGGACTACTTTCTCAGTGTGGGTTATATCCCCTCTGTTCCAATGAATCCAGCTGACTTTCTCCTAGACCTTGCTAATG GACTTTCTCCAAATGAGACAGAAGACCAAGGGACTGTAAAAGAGAAACTAATTGTGGCATACAAGAATAAAATAGCAAACAAATTAAAAACAGAATTGCAGGAAGAAGAGGCGGCGGTTACAGATGATAGTAAGAAAGTTGGCAAGTGGCCAACCACTTGGTGGCAACAGTTTAGTGTACTTCTTGAGAGGGGTATGAAAGAGAGGAGGCATGAGTTTTTCGATCTTCTTAAGATTACACAAATCCTTGTTGTAGCCTTTCTCGTTGGACTTCTCTGGTGGCAGTCCAATATCACTCATTTACAGGACCAG GTTGGACTTATCTTCTTCTCAAATGGATTTTGGGGTTTCATCCCATTAATGAACGCTATCTTCGCATTCCCACCAGAACGTATGGTACTGGCAAAGGAAAGATCATCAGGAATGTACAGACTATCATCTTATTTCGTAGCAAGAATGATAAGCGATCTTCCAATGGAGCTCATACTACCTACAGTATACACCATCATAACTTATCTAATGGGAGGACTCAAATATAAGATGACATGTTTCCTGTATTACTTGTTCTCTCAACTCTTAGGCATTATGGTTGCACAGGGACTAGGCCTTGCTTTAGGGGCTATAGTCATGGACCATAAGGCCGCCACCACTTTAGGGTCTGTCCTCATGCTTACATTTATCCTAGCCGGTGGGTACTATGTTCAACACATCCCTGCATTCATAAAGTGGATTAAATACTTATCAATAATGAACTACGATTTCAAGCTACTGATCGGATCTCAGTATAAGCCAGGACAGACTTACCCCTGTGGAGATAAAATGTGCTTAGTGGAAGATTTTCCTTCTGTTAAATCAGTAGGACTTAATGGGCAGTTTGTTTGTGTGGTCGTTTTGTTGGGAATGTTTGTTGTTTATCGGGTAATTGCTTATGTAGCACTTATGCGTATTGGTGTAACGCGTAAGATTAGGAAAGCTTAA